In Zygosaccharomyces rouxii strain CBS732 chromosome F complete sequence, a single window of DNA contains:
- the NUM1 gene encoding Num1p (weakly similar to uniprot|Q00402 Saccharomyces cerevisiae YDR150W NUM1 Protein required for nuclear migration localizes to the mother cell cortex and the bud tip may mediate interactions of dynein and cytoplasmic microtubules with the cell cortex) gives MSSKSNKRESLLTQFENMHKQLNEESEGKSEPQPNAGDVTQGADIKKPSLFSNVLNKRDKNNSMPIFAGSATHNGVFTANNGKDMNFVMGLSENLLVECRRLQAENEEKNGTINQLQDEYQNLEDKHEKLDSSHQVTSKELTALKDTNWELEVKLQQFSVEFKELKDKLNRNKKELKVEQENSKTTMAELEVSRLQRTGLEKELAEREKEYSAELTELRKNVSELNDENDSLYGRIKTLDKKILQNESLRTQLSESAQLVDNLKRQLGELETKLENSSDNGILKAQLSKSESTVNKLKLQLTDLKTKNKNHDDLQLELLHSRGLISKLKQQVATFEATTNSNVDENKALKSNMELINQEAENLRLQVSELQKQLHERDNDKNNSLQSELSQSKQLVEELRQQLATFETKKGTSNRNTRMKVRKRSKGRSVDVKELSDQESDVSETMDKLAALENLEDELAADEESNIPIEKVEKYAKLHKMRLISESEYSKAQLHKRTDSNEQLVNTVGDTNLLALPNDNSSQKKYIEGATSIDAMIERVESSGYKVLSFPEFNEKQEKLHELENPSEKYLKSKASHLGKILVSQDSYNKAVNPPASQLKETLEKAGYTIIGNDEYKKMVASIETPELNYLDTKLAAKGKMAVTAEDFKNYTSPGVQFVEDLTKSIGYVAIAQEKYNEMQRKITEPSIETILSTLDKQDFQAILSQFGKKHHLVLLNKKDHDHLVSAFANPSKQYLIEKCPSQQIQPVPIDEYHRMLQTLQNPTLEFMNDKATSMNKKLIPLKTFEKLRRTSENPSVDFLRQHAKKNHFIMLSEDDHHTMQRTLNEPNIEYLQAKAKNHKLVDLETHDKLTRTFNTPSLEFLTEKASGKGYDVVNTKEHKELLRKVMRPTEDEISQSARNLGAVVVQVEEYEGLKEITSAPSKDFILEKANKLNMVVLENGEYEKLKKASTDKESLFSSVKGLGFFPVPIPELNTLRGSTLEKSNVSDIEKRLKTLGYVAVSIKQYNELNKSPVDRATKEDTLALCSKYSFKPISIEEYQKLKNDSKPTVYSEDELIEMLKSHGYAVMPVNEHEAMTGMIKSPTAEFLEESAAQHGKVLINRDLHEQHINILDSPTIEFLSEKASTLGYKVIAEKEYESLRAQIDSPSTDSLKKMAGLYNLTLIPHAKYNKLMNDVNNPSLSTLQTKATAMRKRVVDNAEYGELQRKTSSPTKEELQTLAVTLNMVLVVKDEYDNLLKQINHPSLEFLERKLAQFQYVAIPASDHHALKKSVEDPSEHFLSEKAASRGMLLLSKTDHEGHMDALENPSLEYLGESAKKYSKVLVSSSEIKTPDQAALIEEIAKGDLVTIARKELDNLKNSAENPSTDVMIPKLEDSNYVVLDEGKFDEMKRQIESPHLDRVAKHAKEHGHVLVRSKDLAEQSSHDVEDLGPLTKEGSFLLLNAEEYDALLNSNIDTLGQRDLLRMCDKLGLIPVPRAKYEELNSTPDVTRLQEYATELGMVVISQDDFDEMISELEKPLEQSVHSFAEENNLLLIEKDSYENLLFRLNNPTKDELEKHSERLGLVLVPSKQYETLVEQFKYKSSSSLPLQEGLTEAKENTNSGALHGSSASSGMLRSSNEEHGKSSDNISTPAFSKTDVYRAAESLDLTVLAADEYESLLSRNSTAEAVTLKDIQEFAARHNMKLLPSTEQGYGNSTSQLRMAIDSTSTDSIEFKHNSTSTIGSDFTNYFDTMEGRPAEITEAQKVEKSKEVYSGNNRFVGQSPEQIKSMSLASQESTLKTSGTPSTSRAEPLSIETLKEKAAEVGYVLVPASEYELTSKKNESTEVEDTEDWYDAANFESGSNNEAAILAKKAKQLGFVLAPSSESQEDLNNRGKTVSPEVVSGQAARLGLVVLERETFQALDLKAKDSKERLEQLAEKFGCHVLQNEEYSLLDKRLKEAELNIDNIQAKAGELGYHVLNEEQYEELKDAATAGRKELTPEEFKNKATEFDLVPLSAAAYGELMSKSAAEPRELNEEDIKKRASALGLTTMPNDAYKNLLSKQIPQEATKEYLEERASKLGMTVLSNRAYEELSTRRKRPAITKDMIMSRARDYGLTVLPNSTYKELTSANSFENSKESITADAQRLGLKVMGKEEYDTLLSHTKRQRITMKDVVEKSGEFGMALVPKEQMNKKSELTKDDIVHASGKFGLVTLGKKEFARLQRLSKPESLKERAQAANMICLPKSAIIASPDRTNVDDLVVIPTAYYKKLLSREASMISARKQQVEMSKPSARPPQRIARQESIRSTQSGRPVQKVREQRSINSLMGSTRSATGVGSGVGPGPVVASNASNSSSREVPIPRASSMGALSLNTLESLNEPSIIPALTQTVIGEYLYKYYQVFGVGGESRHERYFWVHPYSMTLYWSPTNPVVENPTNHSTKCAPIVKVDSVIDKNPTQGLYHKCLVITTDTRVIKIACPSRQRHNVWYNSLRYLLQRSMEGINLEDIAENPSDTMYSGKIFALSKQPSKKLPMSTSSSFLRGKH, from the coding sequence ATGTCCTCGAAATCTAATAAAAGAGAGTCTCTTTTGACTCAGTTTGAAAATATGCACAAACAATTAAACGAAGAATCTGAAGGTAAATCAGAACCTCAACCAAATGCTGGTGATGTAACGCAAGGTGCAGATATTAAGAAGCCCAGCCTATTCTCGAATGTACTCAACAAGAGGGATAAGAATAATTCTATGCCCATATTCGCGGGGAGTGCGACCCATAATGGTGTCTTTACGGCCAACAATGGGAAAGATATGAATTTTGTCATGGGTCTTAGTGAGAATCTTCTTGTAGAATGTAGAAGATTGCAAGCTGAGAATGAGGAGAAAAATGGTACGATAAATCAATTGCAAGATGAATACCAAAACTTGGAGGACAAACATGAGAAATTAGATTCTTCCCACCAGGTAACCAGTAAGGAATTGACAGCTCTTAAAGATACGAATTGGGAATTAGAAGTAAAACTGCAACAATTCTCAGTAGAATTCAAAGAGTTGAAAGATAAGCTGAATAGgaataaaaaagaattgaaagttgaacaagaaaattcaaagaCCACCATGGCTGAATTAGAGGTTTCTAGATTACAGAGGACAGGATTAGAGAAAGAATTAGCAGAAAGGGAGAAGGAATACTCTGCCGAATTGACTGAATTGAGAAAGAACGTCTCTGAATTAAACGATGAAAACGATTCGTTGTATGGTAGGATAAAAACTTTGGATAAAAAAATACTTCAGAATGAGTCTTTGCGAACCCAATTGAGTGAATCAGCCCAATTAGTCGATAATTTAAAGAGACAATTGGGTGAATTGGAGACCAAACTGGAGAATTCAAGTGACAATGGTATTTTGAAGGCCCAATTGTCCAAATCTGAGAGCACTGTCAACAAGCTCAAATTACAATTGACCGATTTAAAGACTAAAAACAAGAATCATGATGACTTACAGCTGGAACTTTTGCATTCCCGCGGCCTTATTAGCAAACTAAAGCAACAAGTTGCAACATTTGAAGCAACGACCAATAGTAATGTCGATGAGAATAAAGCACTAAAATCTAATATGGAACTAATCAACCAAGAGGCTGAAAACTTAAGATTACAGGTCTCTGAATTACAGAAACAGTTGCATGAGCGTGATAACGATAAGAATAATTCTTTACAGTCAGAGCTGTCACAATCGAAGCAGTTAGTCGAGGAGCTTAGACAACAGTTGGCCACCTTTGAAACCAAGAAGGGTACAAGCAATAGAAATACGAGAATGAAGGTCAGGAAAAGATCTAAAGGTCGCTCCGTGGATGTCAAGGAACTGTCGGATCAGGAAAGCGATGTTTCCGAAACGATGGATAAACTTGCCGCTCTAGAGAATTTAGAGGATGAACTAGCCGCTGACGAAGAGTCCAACATACCAATAGAAAAGGTTGAGAAGTATGCTAAATTGCATAAAATGAGACTAATTTCTGAATCTGAGTACTCTAAGGCTCAACTACACAAAAGAACTGATTCGAATGAACAACTTGTCAATACAGTGGGGGACACAAATCTTTTAGCTCTGCCGAATGACAATTCATCTCAAAAGAAATACATTGAAGGGGCAACAAGCATTGATGCCATGATTGAAAGAGTCGAGTCATCGGGCTATAAGGTGTTGTCATTCCCAGAATTCAAtgaaaaacaagaaaaattacatgaattggaaaatccATCAGAAAAATACCTCAAGTCCAAGGCCAGTCACTTGGGTAAAATCCTTGTCTCTCAAGACTCTTACAATAAGGCAGTAAATCCACCCGCATCCCAATTAAAGGAGACCCTTGAGAAAGCAGGTTATACTATAATCGGAAATGATGAATACAAGAAAATGGTAGCCTCCATAGAAACCCCTGAACTAAATTACTTAGATACTAAATTAGCGGCCAAGGGCAAGATGGCTGTAACTGCAGAGGATTTCAAGAACTACACTTCACCTGGTGTTCAGTTCGTTGAAGATCTTACCAAGAGTATAGGCTATGTTGCTATAGCCCAAGAAAAGTACAATGAAATGCAGAGAAAGATTACAGAACCATCAATCGAAACGATTTTGAGCACTTTGGATAAACAAGATTTTCAAGCTATTCTGTCTCAATTCGGGAAGAAACACCATTTGGTACTACTTAATAAAAAGGACCATGATCATCTGGTTTCTGCATTCGCAAATCCTTCGAAGCAATACTTAATAGAAAAATGCCCCAGTCAACAGATTCAACCTGTTCCAATTGATGAGTACCACAGGATGTTACAAACTTTACAAAACCCTACCTTGGAATTTATGAATGATAAAGCTACTTCTATGAATAAGAAACTAATACCCCTAAAGACCTTTGAGAAATTGCGTAGAACATCCGAAAATCCTTCAGTGGACTTTTTAAGACAGCATGCAAAGAAGAATCACTTCATTATGCTTTCAGAGGATGATCACCATACCATGCAGAGGACTTTAAATGAGCCTAATATCGAATATTTACAGGCCAAGGCTAAAAATCATAAATTAGTAGATTTGGAGACGCACGATAAACTAACTCGAACATTTAATACACCTTCCTTGGAGTTCTTAACTGAAAAGGCATCAGGGAAGGGATATGATGTGGTAAACACTAAGGAACATAAAGAGTTGCTCAGAAAAGTAATGCGCCCAACAGAGGATGAGATTTCTCAATCTGCTAGAAACCTAGGGGCCGTTGTCGTACAAGTGGAAGAATACGAGGGCCTAAAAGAAATTACCAGTGCACCATCGAAGGACTTTATTCTAGAGAAGGCAAACAAATTGAATATGGTTGTGCTGGAAAACGGCGAATATGAAAAGTTGAAGAAAGCTTCCACTGATAAAGAATCGTTATTCTCCTCTGTAAAGGGTCTTGGTTTCTTCCCAGTTCCAATTCCAGAGTTAAATACTCTGAGAGGCTCAACACTAGAGAAATCCAACGTGAGTGATATTGAGAAGAGACTGAAAACCCTAGGTTACGTGGCTGTCTCCATAAAACAGTACAATGAATTAAACAAATCACCTGTGGACAGGGCTACAAAGGAAGATACACTAGCTCTTTGctccaaatattcttttaaaCCTATTTCCATCGAGGAATAccagaaattgaaaaatgattcTAAACCAACCGTTTATTCTGAGGACGAATTGATCGAAATGCTGAAATCTCACGGGTACGCGGTAATGCCTGTGAACGAGCATGAAGCTATGACAGGGATGATAAAATCCCCGACCGCAGAATTCCTCGAGGAGAGTGCCGCCCAACATGGGAAAGTTCTCATAAATCGCGATTTGCACGAGCAACACATTAACATACTCGATAGCCCTACAATTGAGTTTCTCTCCGAAAAGGCATCAACTCTAGGATACAAGGTGATTGCAGAAAAGGAATATGAGAGCCTACGAGCACAAATAGATTCACCATCGACGGATAgcttgaagaagatggcTGGGCTTTATAACCTGACCTTAATCCCCCATGCGAAATACAATAAGCTGATGAATGATGTTAACAATCCAAGTCTTTCCACCTTACAAACCAAGGCAACTGCTATGAGAAAACGTGTTGTTGATAATGCAGAGTACGGCGAGttacaaagaaaaacatCTTCTCCTACAAAGGAGGAATTGCAAACTCTTGCTGTAACTTTGAACATGGTGCTTGTTGTAAAAGATGAATACgataatcttttgaaacaaATCAACCATCCTTCGTTGGAATTCTTAGAGAGGAAACTCGCTCAATTCCAATACGTTGCAATCCCTGCTAGTGACCACCATGCTCTGAAAAAGAGTGTCGAAGATCCCTCCGAGCACTTTTTGTCAGAGAAGGCTGCATCTCGTGGCATGTTGCTATTGAGCAAAACTGACCATGAGGGACACATGGATGCTCTAGAGAATCCTAGTCTAGAATATTTGGGAGAGAGCGCTAAAAAGTATTCAAAGGTATTAGTATCAAGTTCTGAGATCAAAACTCCTGATCAGGCGGCATTGATAGAAGAAATCGCCAAAGGAGATCTAGTAACAATTGCAagaaaggaattggataacTTGAAAAACAGTGCCGAAAACCCTTCAACCGACGTTATGATAcctaaattggaagattcGAACTATGTCGTTCTAGATGAAGGAAAATTCGATGAAATGAAGAGACAAATTGAATCTCCACACTTAGACAGAGTAGCTAAACATGCAAAGGAGCATGGTCATGTTTTAGTGCGCTCTAAGGACCTGGCTGAGCAGAGTAGTCATGATGTAGAAGACTTAGGTCCTCTGACAAAGGAAGGCTCATTTTTATTACTCAACGCTGAAGAATATGATGCGTTGTTGAATTCGAATATTGATACGCTCGGCCAGAGAGATCTGCTCCGTATGTGTGACAAACTGGGTTTGATTCCCGTGCCAAGAGCTAAGTATGAGGAACTTAATAGCACCCCCGATGTCACTAGACTTCAAGAATACGCCACCGAACTCGGAATGGTAGTTATCTCACAAGATGACTTTGATGAAATGATTTCAGAGCTTGAGAAACCATTGGAACAGTCTGTCCACTCATTTGCGGAAGAAAAtaatttgttgttgattgAAAAGGACAGCTATGAGAACTTGTTGTTTAGGCTCAATAATCCCacaaaagatgaattagaaaagCATTCCGAAAGGCTCGGACTTGTTCTCGTTCCAAGCAAACAGTATGAGACCCTTGTTGAACaattcaaatacaaatcTAGTTCTTCTCTTCCTCTGCAAGAAGGTCTTACTGAGGCAAAGGAAAATACAAATTCTGGAGCACTTCACGGTTCAAGTGCTAGCTCTGGAATGTTGAGATCATCAAACGAAGAACATGGGAAATCTTCAGACAATATTTCGACTCCTGCTTTCAGCAAAACCGACGTTTATCGTGCCGCCGAATCCTTGGACCTGACCGTTTTAGCAGCTGATGAGTATGAATCCTTATTGTCCAGAAACTCAACAGCCGAAGCAGTGACCCTCAAAGATATACAAGAATTCGCCGCACGTCATAATATGAAATTACTTCCATCAACAGAACAAGGCTATGGTAATTCTACCTCACAACTGAGAATGGCCATTGACAGTACCAGTACTGATAGCATAGAATTCAAACATAATTCTACTTCTACTATTGGCTCTGACTTCACTAATTACTTTGACACTATGGAAGGCCGTCCTGCTGAGATAACTGAAGCTCAGAAGGTCGAGAAATCCAAGGAAGTTTATAGCGGTAATAACCGATTTGTTGGTCAAAGTCCGGAACAAATAAAGAGCATGAGTTTAGCTTCTCAGGAATCTACATTAAAGACGTCAGGAACACCTTCGACAAGCAGAGCGGAACCATTAAGTATTGAGACCTTAAAGGAAAAAGCAGCTGAGGTGGGCTATGTGCTAGTACCCGCTTCAGAATATGAACTAACGTCGAAGAAAAACGAAAGTACTGAAGTTGAGGATACTGAAGACTGGTATGATGCTGCTAACTTCGAAAGTGGGTCAAACAATGAGGCCGCCATCTTGGCAAAGAAGGCCAAACAACTGGGTTTCGTATTGGCTCCCAGCTCTGAATCTCAAGAGGATCTGAACAATAGGGGAAAGACGGTGAGCCCAGAAGTAGTATCTGGCCAAGCTGCACGTCTTGGTTTAGTAGTCCTCGAACGAGAGACTTTCCAGGCACTCGATTTGAAAGCTAAGGACAGTAAAGAACGCTTAGAGCAATTGgcagaaaaatttggttgTCATGTGTTACAAAATGAGGAATATTCTCTATTAGACAAACGATTAAAAGAGGCTGAATTGAACATCGATAATATCCAAGCAAAAGCGGGAGAATTGGGTTATCACGTTTTGAACGAAGAACAATATGAAGAGTTAAAGGACGCTGCAACTGCTGGAAGGAAAGAACTGACTCCAGAGGAATTCAAAAATAAAGCCACAGAGTTCGATTTAGTACCCTTGTCTGCCGCTGCTTACGGAGAGTTAATGTCAAAAAGTGCCGCCGAACCACGCGAATTAAACGAAGAGGACATCAAGAAAAGAGCATCCGCTTTGGGGTTAACGACCATGCCAAATGATGcttacaagaatttgttgTCTAAGCAAATCCCACAAGAGGCAACCAaggaatatttggaagaaagagCTTCTAAGCTGGGCATGACAGTTTTGTCTAATCGTGCTTATGAAGAATTGTCAACTCGTCGTAAGCGTCCTGCGATCACTAAGGATATGATAATGTCTAGAGCTCGCGACTACGGTCTCACCGTCTTACCAAATTCAACTTATAAGGAATTAACTTCAGCTAACTCGTTTGAAAATTCTAAGGAATCGATAACTGCCGACGCACAGAGATTGGGACTGAAAGTAATGGGTAAAGAGGAATATGATACTTTATTGAGTCACACCAAACGTCAACGTATTACAATGAAAGATGTGGTCGAAAAATCCGGGGAGTTTGGAATGGCACTAGTACCAAAAGAACaaatgaataaaaaatCGGAATTGACCAAAGATGACATTGTACATGCATCTGGAAAATTCGGATTGGTGACGTTGGGTAAGAAGGAATTTGCCAGGCTGCAACGTTTGAGTAAACCAGAGTCTTTGAAAGAACGTGCACAGGCCGCTAACATGATTTGTTTACCCAAGAGTGCTATAATTGCCTCTCCTGACAGGACAAATGTCGATGACCTGGTTGTCATACCAACGGCTTActacaagaaattgttaTCTAGAGAAGCCTCTATGATCTCAGCACGTAAACAGCAAGTGGAAATGAGTAAACCAAGTGCAAGACCCCCTCAGAGAATAGCAAGACAAGAAAGTATCAGATCAACCCAGAGTGGGAGACCTGTACAAAAGGTTAGAGAACAGAGatctatcaattctttgatggGTAGTACCAGGAGTGCCACAGGAGTTGGATCTGGAGTCGGTCCGGGGCCCGTCGTTGCTTCTAACGCATCCAACAGTAGCTCTCGTGAAGTACCAATACCTAGAGCAAGTTCTATGGGCGCGCTTTCTCTAAACACCTTAGAATCGTTGAACGAACCTAGTATCATTCCAGCATTGACACAGACTGTGATTGGTGAATACTTGTACAAATACTATCAAGTTTTTGGAGTTGGTGGTGAATCACGTCATGAAAGATACTTTTGGGTACATCCCTACAGTATGACACTATACTGGTCGCCCACTAATCCGGTCGTGGAAAATCCAACTAACCATAGTACTAAATGTGCTCCTATTGTCAAAGTGGACAGTGTCATTGACAAAAACCCAACTCAAGGACTTTATCACAAGTGTCTTGTGATTACGACAGATACAAGAGTGATCAAAATTGCATGTCCTTCAAGACAGAGACATAACGTTTGGTACAACTCATTGAGGTACCTACTACAAAGATCGATGGAAGGAataaatttggaagatatcGCAGAAAATCCAAGTGATACCATGTATTCGGGCAAGATTTTTGCTTTGTCCAAACAGCCATCCAAAAAACTGCCGATGTCCACGTCTTCCTCCTTCCTCAGAGGGAAACACTAA
- a CDS encoding uncharacterized protein (conserved hypothetical protein) yields the protein MSQAFVINNIPSSVSDVTLLRFIRENSALCNVEHIQPFPDAYHHINDKAGTKSVQVFFNNDEEGKLLTKLFEDQGTTERLVHLEDSVGNDVLVNRVPVRRISVTGC from the coding sequence ATGAGTCAAGCCTTCGTAATCAACAACATACCTTCGTCCGTTAGCGACGTTACACTATTGCGTTTTATTAGGGAGAACAGCGCCCTTTGCAATGTCGAGCACATTCAACCATTCCCAGACGCATACCATCACATCAATGATAAGGCGGGCACAAAGAGTGTGCAggtcttcttcaacaacgATGAGGAAGGAAAGCTGTTGACGAAGCTTTTTGAAGACCAAGGTACTACAGAGAGACTAGTTCATTTGGAGGACAGTGTCGGTAATGACGTGCTTGTTAACAGAGTTCCTGTTAGGAGAATAAGTGTTACTGGGTGCTAA
- the CAR1 gene encoding arginase (similar to uniprot|P00812 Saccharomyces cerevisiae YPL111W CAR1 Arginase responsible for arginine degradation expression responds to both induction by arginine and nitrogen catabolite repression disruption enhances freeze tolerance): MSQLSIVLAPFSGGQPRKGVDLGPKFMLKQGLPTHLKDLGYQVEINEPLAGLPEAEEDDKFGHIKNPTSVGDATKLIYQNNLNVLDKGSFPLTLGGDHSIAIGTVSAVLEKHPDAGLLWIDAHADINTLESTVSGNLHGCPVSFLMGLNENVPESLQWVPKRLRPNKIAYIGLRDVDAGEKEIIRKLGISAYSMYHIDRYGMNKVIEMALEAIGSGPIILSYDVDAIDPQYVPATGTPVRGGLTLREALFLPERLAETKRLVAMDVVEVNPRLASNDVHVVDTISAGCAVARCALGETLL; encoded by the coding sequence ATGTCTCAACTATCTATTGTCCTAGCTCCTTTCTCTGGTGGTCAGCCTAGAAAAGGTGTCGATCTAGGACCAAAGTTCATGCTAAAGCAAGGTCTACCTACCcatttaaaagatttagGATACCAAGTGGAAATCAACGAACCACTAGCTGGTTTacctgaagctgaagaagacgatAAATTCGGTCACATTAAAAACCCAACGAGTGTGGGTGATGCAACAAAATTGATCTATCAAAACAATCTAAATGTTCTTGATAAAGGCTCATTCCCATTGACTCTCGGTGGTGATCACAGTATTGCCATTGGTACCGTAAGTGCAGTTCTAGAGAAACATCCTGATGCAGGTTTGCTGTGGATTGATGCACATGCTGATATCAATACTCTAGAGTCTACAGTTTCCGGTAATTTACACGGTTGTCCAGTATCGTTCTTAATGGGACTCAACGAAAATGTACCTGAATCATTACAGTGGGTACCTAAAAGATTACGCCCAAATAAGATAGCTTACATCGGGTTAAGAGATGTGGATGCAGGTGAGAAGGAAATCATTAGAAAATTAGGTATCTCCGCCTATTCCATGTACCACATCGATCGTTACGGTATGAACAAAGTAATCGAAATGGCATTAGAGGCAATAGGGTCCGGTCCAATTATTCTATCCTATGACGTAGACGCAATCGACCCCCAATACGTTCCAGCAACTGGTACACCTGTTAGAGGTGGCTTAACATTAAGAGAGGCACTTTTCCTACCGGAAAGATTGGCTGAGACCAAAAGATTAGTAGCTATGGACGTTGTCGAAGTAAATCCAAGATTAGCATCCAATGACGTGCATGTCGTCGATACCATTAGTGCTGGTTGCGCTGTGGCCAGATGTGCACTAGGCGAGACATTGCTATAG
- a CDS encoding uncharacterized protein (similar to uniprot|P47976 Saccharomyces cerevisiae YDR151C CTH1 Member of the CCCH zinc finger family and uniprot|P47977 Saccharomyces cerevisiae YLR136C TIS11 mRNA-binding protein expressed during iron starvation) — MSSVYLSLVHPSLMEPVYQISSDSIWRASSKIATKEVCSNIEKKNYKMMLMNNRNYAGNMSVHSSSTGPSSVFSNDEGTYEQKVREIEEYYVRTLLNEDEVEQESTDAVVDQEWNRSETSSVTSSPTKLPFAFESRNVSEKALFDTSNRSSVSAEPLEFNGNVTASGTPIKKELEVKINSEYAPKSDLLPLTTENLERLSITSEKLPCKPAVHIKKTTSSVNNNNGNGNDGNLQDTNRGLYKTELCESFTTKGTCRYGNKCQFAHGLSELKFRQFGNNFRTKPCINWTKLGYCPYGKRCCFKHGSDQDIKVYLKAGTYLSNSEKEEKKNLHANVKALQKITW, encoded by the exons ATGTCTTCAGTCTATCTTTCGTTAGTGCACCCTAGTCTT ATGGAGCCCGTTTACCAAATTTCCAGTGATTCCATCTGGAGGGCATCGTCAAAAATAGCTACAAAGGAAGTTTGCTCGaacattgaaaaaaaaaattacaaaatgatGCTAATGAATAATAGGAACTATGCGGGAAATATGAGTGTTCACAGCTCGTCAACAGGACCTTCGAGCGTTTTTTCTAATGATGAAGGAACATATGAGCAGAAAGTACGTGAAATCGAAGAGTACTACGTGAGGACTCTTCttaatgaagatgaagtcGAACAGGAAAGCACAGATGCCGTTGTAGATCAAGAATGGAATAGATCTGAAACCAGTAGCGTTACCTCGTCACCCACTAAATTACCCTTTGCATTTGAATCGAGGAATGTTAGTGAAAAGGCGCTCTTTGACACTAGTAATAGATCATCTGTATCAGCGGAACCTCTGGAGTTCAATGGAAATGTAACTGCAAGCGGTACACCcataaagaaagaattggaagtcAAGATTAATTCGGAGTATGCCCCAAAGAGTGATCTTTTGCCATTGACGACCgagaatttggaaagacTGTCAATAACGAGCGAAAAACTGCCATGTAAGCCAGCGGTCCATATTAAGAAGACCACTAGCAGTGTGAATAAcaataatggtaatggcAATGATGGTAATCTCCAGGACACCAATAGAGGACTCTACAAAACTGAACTCTGCGAGTCTTTTACAACGAAGGGAACCTGTCGTTATGGAAATAAATGTCAATTTGCGCACGGGTTGtcagaattgaaatttagaCAGTTCGGTAACAACTTTAGGACAAAACCTTGTATCAATTGGACAAAGCTAGGCTATTGTCCCTATGGTAAGCGTTGTTGCTTCAAACATGGTTCTGATCAAGACATTAAAGTCTATTTGAAGGCTGGTACTTATCTGTCGAATTCCgaaaaggaggaaaagaagaatttacaCGCCAATGTGAAGGCCTTGCAAAAGATTACTTGGTAG